A genomic segment from Fibrobacter sp. UWR4 encodes:
- a CDS encoding histidine phosphatase family protein, translating into MKTKLFTKAPILLAALLAAAMSFTACGDDSGSGTPNAPVVDPGQQPTGPSVDPQNPSNTDTPVVPASSTSENVPVVQSSSSMVPSGPSETPVAEAGCAAGEVPNPVIFPQDDFTDIGDVYKNIQCNEKVVFIVRHAERDASTSKESPLTLDGVEAAVAAGQKLAGPGEFKFVNSGFLRTFQTVYYMAIGRGQYPANPGFQDSLAAWTVVTDLEEGFVVPANFPTDTITQITDGWYLKDKELREVYKTRDSISNVNQMYSLWIYEDMYQDVYYDLEERSKEVLNTYLIKDYSQMPKYTLMGSHDQFLMPLLSWATNKAINLIFLDENKQWKWVGFLSGIAIIINDKNEVRYAPIKGMEKGYGR; encoded by the coding sequence ATGAAGACAAAACTGTTTACGAAAGCCCCAATCCTGCTGGCAGCACTTCTCGCCGCAGCAATGAGTTTTACCGCTTGCGGCGACGATTCCGGAAGCGGCACCCCCAACGCTCCCGTTGTAGATCCAGGCCAGCAGCCTACTGGTCCGTCTGTAGATCCGCAGAATCCCAGCAACACCGACACTCCGGTTGTCCCGGCTAGTTCCACCAGCGAAAACGTTCCTGTCGTTCAATCTTCCAGTTCCATGGTTCCGTCTGGTCCCTCCGAAACTCCCGTTGCAGAAGCAGGTTGCGCTGCAGGCGAAGTTCCCAACCCGGTAATCTTCCCCCAGGACGACTTTACCGACATTGGGGATGTCTACAAGAACATCCAGTGTAACGAAAAAGTGGTTTTCATCGTCCGCCACGCCGAACGCGACGCAAGCACCAGTAAGGAATCCCCCCTCACCTTGGACGGCGTAGAAGCAGCTGTTGCCGCAGGCCAGAAATTGGCAGGTCCTGGTGAATTCAAGTTCGTGAACTCCGGATTCCTTAGAACCTTCCAGACCGTTTACTATATGGCTATTGGTCGTGGTCAGTACCCGGCTAATCCTGGTTTCCAGGATTCCCTTGCTGCGTGGACCGTGGTTACCGATCTCGAAGAAGGTTTCGTAGTCCCCGCCAACTTCCCCACCGACACCATCACCCAGATTACCGATGGCTGGTACCTAAAGGACAAGGAACTTCGTGAAGTCTACAAGACTCGCGACTCCATCAGCAACGTCAACCAGATGTATTCCCTCTGGATTTACGAAGACATGTATCAGGACGTCTACTACGATCTTGAAGAACGTAGCAAGGAAGTGCTCAACACCTACCTGATCAAGGATTACAGCCAGATGCCCAAGTACACCCTTATGGGCTCCCATGACCAGTTCCTGATGCCCCTCCTCAGCTGGGCAACCAACAAGGCCATCAACTTGATTTTCCTGGATGAAAACAAGCAGTGGAAGTGGGTGGGATTCCTTTCCGGCATTGCCATCATCATCAATGACAAGAACGAAGTCCGCTACGCCCCCATCAAGGGAATGGAAAAGGGTTACGGAAGGTGA
- a CDS encoding T9SS type A sorting domain-containing protein, which produces MMFGKIKTIGIMAAVIATGVTQSNAEAYDWGNVRFDGGGFMSAILPSPYQKDLIYARTDVGGIYRWDVTKSTWVPLMDFLSENDKGLYGTEAFALDPNDPARIYVLGGTGYFSRGRTAVFSSKDYGASWDTSYVEMLAHGNGMGRQTGEKLAVDPNMGNIVLCGSRTKGLFKSEDYGKTWKNIYEVALSSATESSLNGVNGIAFVMFDESQGKLADGSTATIYIGISDTKDNLQVSKDGGKTWKVISGGPSKYMPHRAKIVDGDMFITYADGPGPHTINSGAVMKLNLKTGEWTDITPYDDEEDENGKVQHKKNESSYGGIAIDPEDKNHIVVSTLGKYTGRHVTIDEKDNYGDRIYVSTDGGKNWTHGQHYGDIPNIDANGTNWIPGNAIHWAGSLEFDPFNNKKVWVTSGNGIFTTDDITAKVPVWKFESKGVEETVPLDIVSIPGGPLVTAIGDYDGGVYTDINAPVKRHFPIVGSTESIGYAPLTGSLVRTGVITKYYTYESKNYKKMYRSDDMGATWDELPQDTVGEMANKIKGYLTMSADGKVIMHRPEQSSALYRSTDNGKTWTEVKAGEGTGTARLAADPVNPDKFYMIGSQGQVVVSNDGGKTFEKIGTLNTNENFNGEGNPIRTVPGREGHIWVARDQNQLWQADGYTHYGLSYSEDGGKTWNDCETVGAAVAVGIGKAKEGADYETIFIWGGTKEYVGEGQWGQKEYKYSDVGIYRSTDKCKTFERINDDKHQYGGPGNGKFVQGDMNNFGVVYMSTVGRGLIVGAPEGTEFVLNNPRVINISRSASMIQQGRSLQISAPAGGKVMIYSANGKLAMSQIVGVNASVDLNKLPVGKYIVRLVSTNGSKLTTQNILVK; this is translated from the coding sequence ATGATGTTTGGTAAAATTAAGACCATCGGTATTATGGCTGCCGTTATCGCCACCGGCGTAACCCAGTCCAATGCAGAAGCCTACGACTGGGGAAACGTCCGCTTTGATGGCGGTGGTTTCATGAGCGCAATTTTGCCCAGCCCGTACCAAAAAGACTTGATTTATGCCCGCACAGACGTGGGCGGCATTTACCGTTGGGATGTGACCAAATCCACCTGGGTCCCCCTAATGGACTTCCTCAGCGAAAACGACAAAGGTCTCTACGGTACCGAGGCATTCGCCCTTGACCCCAATGATCCCGCACGTATTTACGTTCTTGGCGGCACAGGTTACTTCAGCAGAGGCCGCACAGCAGTGTTCAGCAGTAAGGACTACGGAGCCTCCTGGGATACAAGCTACGTAGAAATGCTGGCCCACGGTAACGGCATGGGCCGCCAGACCGGCGAAAAGCTGGCAGTGGACCCCAATATGGGCAACATCGTCCTTTGCGGTAGCCGTACCAAGGGTCTTTTCAAGAGCGAAGACTACGGCAAAACCTGGAAGAACATTTACGAAGTGGCCCTCAGTTCCGCCACCGAATCTAGCCTCAACGGCGTTAACGGCATCGCTTTCGTCATGTTTGACGAATCCCAGGGCAAGCTTGCCGACGGTAGCACCGCAACCATCTACATCGGCATTTCCGACACCAAGGACAACCTGCAGGTTTCCAAGGATGGCGGCAAGACCTGGAAAGTCATCTCCGGAGGTCCTTCCAAGTATATGCCCCATCGCGCAAAGATTGTAGACGGCGACATGTTCATCACTTATGCCGATGGTCCCGGTCCCCACACCATCAATAGTGGCGCCGTCATGAAGCTGAACCTCAAGACCGGCGAATGGACCGACATTACGCCTTACGATGACGAGGAAGACGAAAACGGCAAGGTGCAGCACAAGAAGAACGAAAGTTCCTACGGCGGTATCGCTATCGACCCGGAAGACAAGAACCACATTGTCGTTTCTACTCTGGGTAAATATACCGGCCGTCATGTCACCATTGACGAAAAGGACAACTACGGCGACCGCATTTACGTCTCTACCGACGGTGGCAAGAACTGGACTCACGGCCAGCATTATGGCGATATCCCCAACATCGACGCCAACGGTACCAACTGGATTCCGGGAAACGCCATCCACTGGGCAGGCTCCCTGGAATTCGATCCCTTCAATAACAAAAAAGTCTGGGTCACCAGCGGCAACGGCATCTTCACTACGGACGACATTACCGCCAAGGTTCCCGTCTGGAAATTTGAATCCAAGGGCGTGGAAGAAACCGTTCCCCTGGACATTGTAAGCATTCCTGGCGGCCCGCTGGTCACTGCAATTGGCGACTACGACGGCGGCGTCTACACCGACATTAACGCACCTGTAAAGCGCCACTTCCCCATCGTAGGCTCTACGGAAAGCATCGGCTACGCACCTCTAACCGGCTCCCTGGTCCGTACGGGCGTGATTACCAAGTATTACACCTACGAGTCCAAGAACTACAAGAAGATGTACCGTTCCGACGACATGGGCGCCACCTGGGACGAACTCCCTCAGGACACCGTGGGAGAAATGGCAAACAAGATCAAGGGTTACCTGACCATGTCCGCAGACGGAAAGGTAATCATGCACCGTCCTGAACAATCTTCTGCACTCTATCGTTCTACCGACAACGGCAAGACCTGGACCGAAGTGAAGGCCGGAGAAGGCACCGGAACCGCACGCCTTGCAGCAGACCCCGTAAACCCCGACAAGTTCTACATGATCGGCTCCCAGGGCCAGGTGGTCGTTTCCAACGATGGCGGAAAGACCTTCGAAAAGATAGGCACCCTCAACACCAACGAAAACTTCAACGGCGAAGGCAATCCCATCCGTACCGTTCCCGGTCGTGAAGGCCATATCTGGGTTGCCCGTGACCAGAACCAGCTTTGGCAGGCAGATGGCTATACCCATTACGGTCTGAGCTACTCCGAAGACGGAGGCAAGACCTGGAATGATTGCGAAACCGTCGGTGCTGCCGTTGCTGTGGGTATCGGTAAAGCCAAGGAAGGCGCCGATTACGAAACCATCTTTATCTGGGGCGGCACCAAGGAATACGTCGGTGAAGGCCAGTGGGGCCAGAAGGAATACAAGTATTCCGACGTCGGAATCTACCGCAGTACCGACAAGTGCAAGACCTTTGAACGAATCAACGATGACAAGCACCAGTACGGCGGTCCGGGTAACGGAAAGTTCGTCCAGGGCGACATGAACAACTTCGGCGTCGTGTACATGAGTACCGTCGGCCGCGGCTTGATTGTAGGCGCACCGGAAGGAACTGAATTCGTCCTGAACAACCCCAGAGTCATCAACATCAGCCGTTCCGCAAGCATGATCCAGCAAGGCCGTAGCCTGCAGATCAGTGCGCCCGCCGGTGGCAAGGTCATGATTTACTCCGCAAACGGAAAGCTTGCAATGAGTCAAATCGTCGGCGTCAACGCAAGCGTCGACCTGAACAAGCTTCCGGTTGGCAAGTACATCGTCCGTCTCGTTTCCACCAACGGTTCCAAGCTCACCACTCAGAACATCTTGGTGAAATAA
- a CDS encoding ATP-dependent Clp protease ATP-binding subunit, whose translation MSDFNNDAEKVLAKAQSLMDRNSHSYLGCAHLAVGLVEGPDATLKKLYKSKGVKGNELRGRLEPFVQKVPRTEGANPDVAPDNDLNRVLRAAVQSARQVNRMVTPGDLLVALMKFAGDRGIAKVFEDALGSVEVVETWLSDPFAGAANAEEQSPLKLYGRELVEMAADGKLAPVIGREEEIRRVILILSRKTKNNPCLVGEPGVGKTAIVEGLAERIYRGDVPDALKGKKLFALDLSAMMAGAKYRGDFEERLKSVLDALEEDGNTLLFIDEIHTIVGAGKTEGSMDLGNMLKPKLARGELHCIGATTTQEYRKYIEKDSALERRFQPVQVEEPTEEEAISILRGIKDGFDAHHGVRLHDNALVAAVKLSNRYISDRFLPDKAIDLIDEAASLVKTQMDTVPEALDTLQRKELQMKIEEQALAKETDESSVKRLTALREELALTAAAVKAMQERWQDRRAAFAEIRDLKKSLADAKTEMEQAEARYDLNRAAELKYNKIVNLEKEIAEKTAAVAASSGADDLSEEVTEDTIAMVVSRWTGVPVTKLCEGEKAKLLHLDERLHARVIGQDDAVEAVSEAILRNRSGLSRENAPIGSFLFLGPTGVGKTELAKALAVELFDSENALVRIDMSEYMEKHAVSRLIGAPPGYVGYEEGGQLTEAVRTKPYCVILLDEIEKAHPDVFNTLLQVLDDGRLTDGKGRTVNFKNTLILMTSNLQEGDLRGFFRPEFLNRLDETLVFQSLTKPQIRDIVKLKFAGLAKRAARQGLELSLSDAALDAIAEGSYQPEFGARPIQRFLERNVERVLSHAILSGAVSAAKPAVIDYEGGAFTVK comes from the coding sequence ATGTCTGATTTTAATAATGATGCAGAAAAGGTATTGGCTAAGGCCCAGAGTTTGATGGACCGTAATTCCCACTCCTACTTGGGATGTGCCCATTTGGCCGTGGGTCTTGTGGAAGGCCCTGACGCAACCCTGAAAAAGCTGTACAAGAGTAAGGGTGTGAAGGGAAATGAATTGCGTGGTCGCCTGGAGCCTTTCGTGCAGAAGGTGCCCCGTACAGAGGGCGCCAATCCCGATGTGGCTCCGGATAACGACTTGAACCGTGTCTTGCGTGCCGCCGTGCAGTCTGCCCGTCAGGTGAACCGTATGGTGACCCCCGGTGACTTGCTGGTGGCCTTGATGAAGTTCGCTGGGGACCGCGGTATTGCCAAGGTGTTCGAGGACGCCCTGGGTTCTGTGGAAGTGGTGGAGACTTGGCTCTCCGATCCTTTCGCTGGTGCCGCCAATGCGGAAGAACAGTCCCCGCTGAAATTGTATGGCCGTGAACTGGTGGAAATGGCTGCCGATGGCAAGCTTGCTCCTGTGATTGGCCGTGAAGAGGAAATCCGTCGTGTAATCTTGATCCTTAGCCGAAAGACGAAAAACAACCCCTGCCTCGTTGGTGAACCTGGCGTGGGTAAGACCGCTATCGTCGAAGGGCTCGCCGAGCGAATTTATCGCGGCGATGTGCCTGACGCTTTGAAGGGCAAGAAATTGTTCGCTTTGGATTTGTCCGCCATGATGGCTGGTGCAAAGTACCGCGGCGACTTTGAGGAACGTCTGAAGTCTGTGTTGGACGCCCTTGAAGAAGACGGAAATACTCTTCTGTTCATTGATGAAATCCACACCATCGTGGGTGCCGGCAAGACCGAAGGTTCCATGGACTTGGGCAATATGCTGAAACCGAAACTGGCCCGTGGTGAACTGCACTGCATTGGCGCAACCACCACCCAGGAATACCGTAAGTACATCGAAAAGGATTCCGCATTGGAACGTCGTTTCCAGCCGGTGCAGGTGGAGGAACCTACCGAAGAAGAGGCAATCTCCATTCTCCGTGGCATTAAGGACGGTTTTGACGCTCACCACGGCGTGCGCTTGCATGACAATGCCTTGGTGGCCGCAGTGAAACTTTCCAACCGCTACATCAGTGACCGATTCCTTCCGGATAAGGCTATCGACTTGATTGACGAGGCCGCAAGCCTTGTGAAGACCCAGATGGATACGGTGCCGGAAGCTCTGGATACCTTGCAGCGTAAGGAACTGCAGATGAAGATCGAGGAGCAGGCTCTGGCAAAGGAAACGGATGAAAGTTCTGTTAAACGTTTGACCGCGTTGCGTGAGGAACTTGCGCTGACTGCAGCCGCCGTGAAGGCTATGCAGGAACGCTGGCAGGATCGTCGTGCCGCCTTTGCTGAAATCCGCGACTTGAAGAAATCTCTGGCAGATGCCAAGACGGAAATGGAACAGGCAGAAGCCCGTTACGACTTGAACCGTGCTGCAGAATTGAAGTACAACAAGATCGTGAATCTTGAAAAGGAAATCGCCGAGAAGACTGCGGCAGTTGCAGCTTCCTCAGGTGCAGATGACCTGAGCGAGGAAGTGACCGAGGATACCATCGCCATGGTGGTAAGCCGTTGGACCGGCGTCCCGGTGACGAAACTTTGCGAAGGGGAAAAGGCGAAGCTCCTGCATTTGGATGAACGCCTGCACGCTCGCGTTATTGGTCAGGACGATGCTGTGGAAGCTGTTTCCGAAGCAATCCTCCGTAACCGTAGTGGTTTGAGCCGTGAAAACGCTCCCATCGGAAGTTTCCTGTTCCTGGGCCCTACAGGCGTGGGCAAGACGGAGCTGGCCAAGGCCTTGGCGGTGGAACTTTTCGATAGCGAAAATGCGCTGGTCCGTATCGATATGAGCGAATACATGGAAAAGCATGCGGTTAGCCGTTTGATTGGTGCGCCTCCGGGATACGTGGGTTACGAAGAAGGCGGCCAGCTGACGGAAGCCGTTCGCACCAAGCCTTATTGCGTCATCTTGCTGGATGAAATCGAAAAGGCTCATCCCGATGTGTTCAACACCTTGCTCCAGGTTCTTGACGACGGCCGTTTGACCGATGGCAAGGGCCGCACGGTGAATTTCAAGAACACCCTGATCTTGATGACTTCTAATCTTCAAGAGGGGGACCTGCGCGGATTCTTCCGTCCGGAATTCCTGAACCGTCTGGATGAAACACTGGTATTCCAGAGCCTCACCAAGCCTCAGATCCGAGACATCGTAAAGCTGAAGTTTGCGGGCCTTGCAAAGCGTGCTGCTCGTCAGGGCTTGGAACTTTCCTTGTCCGACGCCGCTCTCGACGCTATCGCTGAAGGCTCCTACCAGCCGGAATTCGGTGCCCGTCCTATTCAGCGTTTCTTGGAACGTAACGTGGAACGTGTGCTGAGCCACGCCATTTTGAGTGGTGCGGTGTCTGCGGCAAAGCCTGCTGTGATCGACTACGAAGGTGGTGCCTTTACCGTGAAGTGA
- a CDS encoding carbohydrate-binding protein: MKISKAKKLALAAICGFGVIAPPAFAYNPISTYHYLADPGAAADDDYFYVITDSDDPAPYNSDGYQIKALYGFRTRDMQNWTDFGIIYDARKVDGIGDIWASGIAKNPNDGRLYIVFPDGGGGGIGLIGADSIAGPWTNPVSGGKKLINNWGGGIDNCDNIGWCFDPAIFFDDDGQGYFTFGGGSSDQRPANNDNNDIFNIYKLSKDMKGFDTSSKTHLKIGGPKAMEASYIHKYKGNYYLSYSTADLRIAYGMATSPMGPYTYKGIFMGNPNIDGQNINANNNNHHGIAEFKGHWYVAYHDRRIANGYDGLEKIPAEDGKANPNAAYHRSVSVDEFYYNADGTMKSLTFTKEGPDQIENFDPYDWYPALTSSKQKGIRSRSNWAPGRVAESYLLPLSTKESWIRVSGVDFGTAATGFTVEAASIADGNKIEIHTGSPTGALAGTCALKNTGSKSTFAETSCDMEGLKGIVDYVFMVFKGSQDSTMAIKAWGFQGSGTTPPEPQKAYNATNTPWAIPGVIQMEDFDVPGVGRGGDLKSFQDNDSENHGNSDYRKDDAPSVDLYKKSGDRIVVGYIQKDEWLEYTVNVAETGTYTMYAAVASDGGSSFKLSMDGKDITEDVKVPAAKKEEGEEQNFDDYAKVSANVNLTKGEHILRFTATADWFDIDYVNFESGENAPDKNPLGTDAIAQKMNLQMEGKNVFNVFDLRGKKLGQVDIFGKNTVKALNEAGFAKGVYMLVQVGGAKKMMVNSAK, translated from the coding sequence ATGAAGATTTCTAAGGCAAAAAAGTTGGCTTTGGCCGCTATTTGTGGGTTTGGTGTCATTGCTCCGCCTGCTTTTGCTTACAATCCTATTTCTACTTACCATTATCTGGCTGACCCGGGTGCGGCTGCCGATGATGATTATTTCTATGTGATTACGGACTCGGATGACCCGGCTCCCTATAATTCCGATGGTTACCAGATTAAGGCTCTCTATGGTTTCCGTACCAGGGATATGCAGAACTGGACCGACTTCGGTATCATTTACGACGCCCGCAAGGTAGATGGTATTGGCGATATCTGGGCATCCGGTATTGCCAAGAATCCTAACGATGGTCGACTCTATATCGTGTTCCCTGATGGTGGTGGCGGCGGTATCGGTCTTATTGGTGCCGACAGCATTGCCGGTCCCTGGACCAACCCGGTTTCTGGTGGAAAGAAGCTGATCAACAACTGGGGTGGCGGTATTGATAACTGCGACAATATCGGTTGGTGCTTTGACCCGGCAATCTTCTTTGATGACGATGGACAGGGCTACTTTACCTTCGGTGGCGGTAGCAGCGATCAGCGTCCTGCAAACAACGACAATAACGATATTTTCAATATCTACAAGTTGAGCAAGGATATGAAGGGCTTTGATACAAGCTCTAAGACCCATCTGAAGATTGGTGGCCCCAAGGCTATGGAAGCTTCCTATATCCACAAGTACAAGGGTAACTATTACCTGTCTTACAGTACTGCAGACTTGCGTATTGCTTATGGTATGGCTACAAGCCCTATGGGTCCCTATACCTATAAGGGTATCTTCATGGGTAACCCGAATATTGATGGCCAGAATATTAACGCAAACAACAACAACCATCATGGCATTGCTGAATTCAAGGGCCACTGGTACGTTGCTTACCATGATCGTCGTATTGCCAATGGCTATGATGGCTTGGAAAAGATTCCTGCAGAAGATGGCAAGGCTAATCCGAATGCAGCATATCACCGTAGCGTCAGCGTGGATGAATTTTACTACAATGCTGATGGTACCATGAAATCCTTGACCTTCACCAAGGAAGGCCCGGATCAGATTGAAAACTTTGATCCGTATGATTGGTATCCGGCTCTCACCAGTTCCAAGCAGAAGGGTATCCGTAGCCGTTCCAATTGGGCTCCGGGCAGAGTTGCAGAATCTTACCTGCTTCCTCTTTCTACCAAGGAATCCTGGATTCGCGTTTCTGGCGTGGACTTCGGTACTGCTGCAACAGGTTTCACTGTGGAAGCTGCAAGCATTGCTGATGGCAACAAGATTGAAATCCATACCGGTTCTCCGACTGGTGCCCTGGCTGGTACTTGCGCTCTCAAGAATACTGGTTCCAAGAGCACCTTTGCTGAAACCTCCTGCGATATGGAAGGCCTTAAGGGTATTGTGGATTATGTGTTCATGGTGTTCAAGGGTTCACAGGACTCTACCATGGCTATCAAGGCCTGGGGCTTCCAGGGTAGCGGTACCACTCCTCCGGAACCGCAGAAGGCCTATAACGCAACCAATACCCCGTGGGCAATTCCGGGCGTAATCCAGATGGAAGATTTTGACGTTCCGGGCGTCGGCCGCGGTGGCGATCTCAAGTCCTTCCAGGATAACGATTCTGAAAATCACGGCAATAGCGATTACCGCAAGGATGACGCTCCTTCTGTAGATCTCTACAAGAAGTCTGGTGACCGCATTGTGGTGGGCTACATCCAGAAGGATGAATGGCTGGAATACACGGTGAATGTGGCTGAAACGGGAACTTATACCATGTATGCCGCAGTCGCTTCTGATGGTGGTTCCTCCTTCAAGCTTTCTATGGATGGCAAGGACATCACCGAGGACGTTAAGGTTCCTGCAGCAAAGAAGGAAGAAGGTGAAGAGCAGAACTTTGACGATTATGCCAAGGTGAGCGCCAACGTGAACCTGACCAAGGGTGAACACATTCTTCGCTTTACCGCAACTGCAGACTGGTTCGATATTGACTACGTCAACTTCGAATCTGGCGAAAATGCTCCTGACAAGAATCCGCTTGGTACGGATGCGATTGCCCAGAAGATGAATCTTCAGATGGAAGGCAAGAATGTATTCAACGTCTTCGACCTACGCGGCAAGAAGCTGGGTCAGGTGGATATCTTCGGCAAGAATACCGTTAAGGCTCTGAACGAAGCCGGCTTTGCCAAGGGCGTGTACATGCTCGTGCAGGTAGGTGGTGCCAAGAAGATGATGGTGAATTCTGCAAAGTAA
- the tgt gene encoding tRNA guanosine(34) transglycosylase Tgt, which yields MNRFELIKTSKKSKARLGVLHTDHGDIHTPIFMPVGTEATVKAVTPAQLKDLKAEIILANTYHLYLRPTTPKIAAAGGIHKFMSWDRPVLTDSGGFQVWSLKDLRKIKPEGVEFRSILDGSKHFFSPETVMKAQREIGADIIMAFDECTPYPSTEKEAEHSLNFTLKWTKEAMDWLKANPEIHGYEQKFFGIVQGGMHKHLRKQAIERIAELEPDGFAMGGLSVGEPTETMYEIADFCTDYLPKDHARYVMGVGTPWNLLELIGRGVDMCDCVMPTRNARNGMLFTSEGVLRYKAARHAEEYDKPVDPNCDCYCCRNFSRAYLRHLHHAGESLGFTLASIHNLHFYLHLMQEAKDHIAADDFEEWSKAKIEILQRDLQ from the coding sequence ATGAATCGTTTTGAACTGATAAAGACCTCCAAAAAGTCCAAGGCTCGTCTGGGCGTCCTCCATACGGACCATGGGGATATCCACACCCCCATCTTTATGCCCGTTGGCACTGAAGCTACCGTCAAGGCAGTGACTCCCGCCCAGTTGAAGGATTTGAAGGCCGAAATTATCCTGGCTAACACCTATCATCTGTATCTGCGTCCGACCACTCCGAAAATCGCCGCAGCCGGTGGTATTCACAAATTTATGAGCTGGGATCGTCCCGTTTTGACTGATAGCGGTGGATTTCAGGTCTGGAGTCTGAAGGATTTACGCAAGATTAAGCCCGAAGGCGTTGAATTTCGTAGCATCCTCGACGGTTCCAAGCACTTTTTCAGTCCGGAAACCGTGATGAAAGCCCAGCGAGAAATCGGCGCCGACATCATTATGGCTTTTGATGAATGTACGCCCTACCCCAGCACGGAAAAGGAAGCGGAACACAGCCTGAATTTTACCCTGAAATGGACGAAAGAAGCCATGGACTGGTTGAAGGCCAATCCGGAAATCCACGGTTACGAGCAGAAGTTCTTCGGAATCGTCCAGGGAGGCATGCATAAACACCTGAGAAAGCAGGCTATTGAGCGCATTGCCGAGCTGGAACCGGATGGATTTGCCATGGGAGGCCTTTCCGTCGGCGAACCCACTGAAACCATGTACGAGATTGCGGACTTCTGCACGGACTACCTCCCCAAGGACCACGCCCGCTATGTGATGGGCGTAGGTACCCCCTGGAACCTGTTGGAACTGATCGGCAGGGGCGTGGACATGTGCGACTGCGTGATGCCCACCCGCAACGCACGTAACGGCATGCTGTTCACCAGCGAAGGCGTTCTGCGTTACAAGGCTGCACGCCATGCGGAAGAATACGACAAGCCGGTAGATCCGAACTGTGATTGCTACTGCTGTAGAAATTTCAGCCGAGCCTACCTGCGCCACCTGCACCACGCCGGAGAAAGTCTGGGATTCACCTTGGCAAGTATCCACAACCTGCATTTCTACCTGCACTTGATGCAGGAAGCTAAGGATCATATCGCAGCCGATGACTTCGAGGAATGGTCCAAGGCGAAGATTGAAATTCTGCAACGTGACTTACAATAG
- a CDS encoding NAD(P)-dependent oxidoreductase, producing MQDNTAADQAAKAELERIAALPTLGLKDKMSIEPQRGAELPHREYRTTMDESTGTLTLAQARVEASRCMNCKKPFCTAACPISMPIPQYLELLAGGNVEGAVKMIRQTSLLPAICSRVCPHEKQCQSNCAMGKCLKDPKKGIHMGETERFCIDYEREHMGGKPVPEIAASTGKKIAVVGSGPSGFAAAVDLRTLGHDVTIFEAYDLLGGVLRYGIPQFRLPKDIVDYEYSILPKMGIEIKTGVTVGKDVTIEELFKQGFDAVFMGNGAGQALKTGTKGEDLKCVYTAEEYLKKGNRGIAIESGKNVVVVGGGNVAMDACRMAFRLGAESVHCIYRRTINEMPACKAELREILNEGVLIKELRNPAEFIADENGRVCKAILDKFQLGEPDEKGRPRPVKIEGESEEISCDTVILAIGSRVSDEIKDTTAGLETNRNGTYIVKAEDSFETTVKNVYTAGDAKHGPLTVVMAMKTGRDAAVEIHKALMG from the coding sequence ATGCAAGACAATACCGCAGCAGATCAGGCAGCAAAGGCCGAACTGGAACGCATCGCAGCCCTCCCCACCCTGGGTTTGAAGGACAAGATGAGCATTGAACCTCAGCGTGGCGCAGAACTCCCCCATCGTGAATATCGCACCACCATGGACGAAAGTACCGGCACCCTGACTCTCGCTCAGGCCCGCGTGGAAGCATCCCGTTGCATGAACTGCAAGAAGCCGTTCTGCACCGCAGCTTGCCCCATCAGCATGCCTATCCCCCAGTATCTTGAACTGCTGGCCGGCGGCAACGTGGAAGGCGCCGTGAAGATGATCCGTCAGACTTCCCTGCTCCCCGCGATCTGCAGCCGCGTCTGCCCCCACGAAAAGCAGTGCCAGTCCAACTGCGCCATGGGCAAGTGCCTGAAGGACCCGAAGAAGGGCATCCATATGGGCGAAACCGAACGTTTCTGCATCGACTACGAACGCGAACACATGGGCGGTAAGCCGGTTCCCGAAATCGCAGCATCTACCGGCAAGAAGATTGCAGTCGTCGGTTCCGGTCCTTCCGGTTTTGCTGCAGCAGTTGATCTCCGCACCCTGGGTCACGACGTTACCATTTTCGAAGCATACGACCTGCTGGGTGGCGTGCTCCGTTACGGCATTCCTCAGTTCCGTCTCCCCAAGGACATCGTGGATTACGAATACTCCATCCTTCCCAAGATGGGCATCGAAATCAAGACCGGCGTAACCGTCGGTAAGGACGTCACCATCGAAGAACTGTTCAAGCAGGGCTTTGACGCAGTATTCATGGGCAACGGCGCAGGCCAGGCCCTGAAGACCGGCACCAAGGGCGAAGACCTGAAGTGCGTGTACACCGCAGAAGAATACCTGAAGAAGGGCAACCGTGGTATCGCCATCGAATCCGGCAAGAACGTTGTAGTCGTGGGCGGCGGTAACGTCGCCATGGATGCATGCCGAATGGCATTCCGCCTGGGTGCAGAAAGCGTTCACTGCATCTACCGTCGTACGATTAACGAAATGCCCGCCTGCAAGGCAGAACTTCGCGAAATTCTGAACGAAGGCGTTCTTATCAAGGAACTGCGCAACCCCGCTGAATTCATCGCCGATGAAAACGGCCGCGTCTGCAAGGCTATCCTCGACAAGTTCCAGCTGGGTGAACCGGATGAAAAGGGTCGCCCCCGTCCGGTCAAGATCGAAGGTGAATCCGAAGAAATCAGCTGCGACACCGTGATTCTCGCTATCGGCAGCCGCGTCTCTGACGAAATCAAGGACACCACCGCAGGTCTGGAAACCAACCGCAACGGCACCTACATCGTCAAGGCAGAAGATTCCTTCGAAACCACCGTCAAGAACGTTTACACCGCAGGCGACGCTAAGCACGGCCCTCTTACCGTAGTTATGGCTATGAAGACCGGCCGCGATGCAGCTGTTGAAATCCACAAGGCACTGATGGGCTAA